The Kluyvera intermedia genome window below encodes:
- a CDS encoding oligosaccharide MFS transporter yields the protein MLLPGKRNYILLSIFDFLYLFAWSATMAFFVIWTTQHLGISATQTGLLYAINAFIALLMQPFFGFISDKFGLKKQLIWIIVALLLPVGPFFIYVYAPLLVHSFWLGAILGGIYLGIIFNSGCGVIDSYIDKISRRYSFEYGRVRMWGSLGWAAAAWIVGKYIDTLPNLSFWLASCAIVAAALCFMMTKIELTDAEIQKTNSLKAVHALELAKNGQFWMLLIFTLFVTQIYDTYDQQFAQYFSMQFPTKEEGNHWYGILASVQVCGETLFLCLMPWFVNRTGAKWALVIAGTIMSVRIAGSAIQLGPVWIAAVKMLHAIEKPLILVSVFKFISANFDNKLLSTVYLLVLFVASIATAIYSPIAGYLYDTIGFADTYLILGSIAGFFTLVSVFTLRDARVDKPVIAQPQGSTLAG from the coding sequence ATGCTACTACCCGGCAAGCGTAATTATATTCTGCTCAGCATTTTCGATTTTCTGTATCTTTTCGCCTGGTCAGCAACCATGGCGTTCTTCGTTATCTGGACCACACAACATTTAGGGATCAGCGCGACGCAAACCGGGCTACTTTATGCCATCAACGCCTTTATCGCGCTGCTGATGCAGCCGTTCTTTGGGTTTATCTCCGATAAATTTGGCCTGAAAAAACAACTCATCTGGATAATCGTCGCCCTGCTGCTGCCGGTCGGCCCGTTCTTTATCTACGTCTACGCTCCGCTGCTGGTACACAGCTTCTGGCTCGGCGCGATACTCGGCGGGATTTACCTTGGTATTATCTTTAATTCCGGCTGCGGTGTTATTGACTCTTATATCGACAAAATCTCGCGCCGCTACAGCTTTGAGTATGGCCGCGTGCGGATGTGGGGCTCGCTGGGCTGGGCGGCGGCGGCGTGGATCGTCGGTAAATATATCGACACGCTGCCTAACCTCTCCTTCTGGCTTGCCAGCTGTGCGATTGTGGCGGCGGCGCTGTGCTTTATGATGACCAAAATCGAGCTAACCGACGCGGAAATTCAAAAGACCAACTCGCTGAAAGCCGTCCACGCGCTGGAGTTGGCAAAAAACGGTCAGTTCTGGATGCTGCTCATTTTCACCTTGTTCGTCACGCAGATTTACGACACCTACGATCAGCAGTTCGCCCAGTATTTCTCCATGCAGTTCCCGACTAAAGAGGAAGGTAACCATTGGTACGGTATTCTCGCCTCCGTACAGGTATGCGGCGAAACGTTGTTCCTGTGCTTAATGCCGTGGTTTGTGAACCGCACCGGGGCAAAATGGGCGCTGGTGATTGCCGGAACCATTATGTCTGTGCGTATCGCAGGCTCAGCGATTCAACTGGGGCCAGTGTGGATTGCGGCGGTGAAAATGCTTCACGCTATTGAAAAACCACTGATTCTGGTATCGGTCTTTAAGTTCATCTCCGCTAACTTTGATAACAAACTGCTGTCGACGGTCTATCTGCTGGTGCTGTTCGTGGCATCCATCGCCACCGCTATTTATTCACCCATTGCCGGTTATCTGTATGACACCATCGGCTTTGCTGACACTTACCTGATTCTGGGCTCAATTGCTGGCTTTTTCACCCTTGTCTCGGTCTTTACACTCCGGGATGCACGGGTGGACAAACCCGTCATAGCACAACCGCAGGGGTCAACTCTCGCAGGATAA
- the rimO gene encoding 30S ribosomal protein S12 methylthiotransferase RimO has translation MQQPRIGFVSLGCPKNLVDSERILTELRTEGYDVVPTYDDADMVIVNTCGFIDSAVQESLEAIGEALKENGKVIVTGCLGAKEDQIREVHPKVLEITGPHSYEQVLEHVHHYAPKPQHNPFLSLVPEQGVKLTPRHYAYLKISEGCNHRCAFCIIPSMRGDLVSRPIGEVLAEAKRLVDAGVKEILVISQDTSAYGVDVKHRTGFHNGEPVKTSMESLCEQLAKLGVWVRLHYVYPYPHVDNVIPLMAEGKILPYLDIPMQHASPRILKLMKRPGSVDRQLARIKQWREICPELTLRSTFIVGFPGETEEDFQMLLDFLKEARLDRVGCFQYSPVDGASANDLPDQVPDEIKEERWNRFMQLQQQISAERLQEKVGREILVMIDEVDEEGAIGRSMADAPEIDGAVYLNGETQVKPGDVVRVKVENADEYDLWGSRV, from the coding sequence ATGCAACAACCGCGAATTGGATTCGTCTCCCTCGGCTGCCCAAAAAACCTGGTGGATTCTGAACGTATCCTGACCGAACTGCGTACTGAAGGTTATGACGTAGTGCCAACTTACGATGACGCCGATATGGTCATCGTCAATACCTGTGGCTTTATCGACAGCGCAGTTCAGGAATCCCTGGAAGCCATCGGTGAAGCACTAAAAGAAAACGGCAAGGTGATTGTGACCGGCTGCCTGGGGGCCAAAGAAGATCAAATTCGCGAAGTGCACCCAAAGGTACTGGAAATCACCGGCCCACACAGCTACGAGCAGGTACTGGAGCACGTCCACCACTACGCGCCGAAACCACAGCACAACCCGTTCCTGAGCCTGGTACCGGAACAGGGCGTGAAGCTGACGCCACGTCATTACGCCTATCTGAAAATTTCCGAAGGCTGTAACCACCGCTGCGCGTTCTGCATCATTCCGTCTATGCGTGGCGATCTGGTCAGCCGTCCGATTGGCGAAGTGCTGGCAGAAGCCAAGCGTCTGGTCGACGCAGGCGTGAAAGAGATCCTGGTGATTTCTCAGGACACCTCAGCTTACGGCGTTGACGTCAAACACCGCACCGGTTTCCACAACGGCGAGCCGGTGAAAACCAGCATGGAAAGCCTGTGCGAACAGCTGGCAAAGCTGGGCGTGTGGGTGCGTCTGCACTACGTTTATCCGTATCCGCACGTAGACAACGTCATCCCGCTGATGGCGGAAGGCAAAATCCTGCCGTATCTGGATATCCCAATGCAGCACGCCAGCCCGCGTATTCTCAAACTGATGAAACGTCCGGGTTCCGTTGACCGCCAACTGGCGCGCATCAAACAGTGGCGTGAAATCTGCCCAGAGCTGACTCTGCGCTCCACGTTTATCGTTGGCTTCCCGGGTGAAACGGAAGAAGACTTCCAGATGCTGCTTGACTTCCTCAAAGAAGCCCGCCTCGACCGCGTTGGCTGCTTCCAGTACAGCCCGGTTGACGGCGCATCGGCAAACGATCTGCCGGATCAGGTGCCTGATGAAATTAAAGAAGAACGCTGGAACCGCTTCATGCAGTTGCAACAGCAGATCTCTGCTGAACGTCTGCAAGAAAAAGTGGGCCGTGAGATTCTGGTCATGATCGACGAAGTGGACGAAGAAGGCGCGATTGGCCGCAGCATGGCCGATGCGCCTGAAATCGACGGCGCGGTGTACCTGAACGGCGAAACCCAGGTGAAACCAGGTGACGTTGTACGCGTGAAGGTTGAAAACGCCGACGAGTATGACCTGTGGGGTAGCCGAGTTTAA
- a CDS encoding beta-galactosidase, translating to MDKHLPLNPAAPWLLHGADYNPEQWLHVPGILEQDIDMMQQAGCNIMSVGIFSWSALESTEGQFNFAWMDTVLDKLHAGGISVFLSTPSGAKPAWLAARYPESLRVSAARVKALHGGRHNHCLSSPVYKEKVTLINQKLAQRYAHHPAVLGWHISNEYGGECHCDHCQQDFRLWLQTRYPTLDALNHAWWTGFWSHTYSDWSQIESPAPQGEMSNHALNLDWRRFVTSQVKAFYQTEVAPLKAERPELPATTNFMWYFNDYDYWQLKDVVDFVSWDSYPMWHKQEDERAVACKTAMYHDLMRTLKGKPFVLMESTPSQTSWQPTSKLKKPGMHILSSLQAVAHGADAVQYFQWRKSRGGVEKFHGAVVDHVGHLNTRTGREVSRMGEMLAALSPVVGTKTQAKVAIIFDWESRWAVNDAAGPRNCGMHYEQTVVDHYRPFWEQGIAVDIINADSDLTDYALVIAPMLYMVRAGFAERAEAFVRAGGYFVATYWSGIVNETDLCHLGGFPGPLRPLLGVWAEEIDSLTDEQSQGVEALPDSGLRGSWRARELYEVIHPEGAEVLACYSDDFYAGYPALTQHRVGKGKAFYVASRNDDAFHQEFTRLLVGALKLPRALEAALPTGVVTTRRSDGEWEWVFVQNYTDSEQTISLADTFHNAVSGEKVKNSLTLAAWGCEVLTRAL from the coding sequence ATGGATAAGCATCTGCCGTTAAACCCCGCTGCGCCGTGGCTTCTGCATGGCGCAGATTACAATCCGGAGCAGTGGCTACACGTGCCGGGGATTCTGGAGCAGGATATCGACATGATGCAGCAGGCTGGCTGTAACATTATGTCGGTGGGCATATTCAGTTGGTCGGCGCTGGAGTCTACCGAGGGGCAGTTCAACTTTGCGTGGATGGATACCGTGCTGGATAAACTCCATGCGGGCGGGATTTCCGTTTTCCTGTCCACGCCTAGCGGTGCGAAACCCGCATGGCTGGCGGCACGCTATCCTGAGTCTCTGCGCGTCAGCGCGGCCAGGGTAAAAGCGCTGCATGGCGGGCGTCACAACCACTGCCTTTCATCGCCGGTCTATAAAGAAAAAGTGACGCTGATTAATCAAAAGCTGGCGCAGCGCTACGCTCACCATCCGGCGGTGCTGGGCTGGCATATTAGCAATGAATACGGCGGTGAATGTCACTGTGACCATTGCCAGCAGGATTTCCGCCTCTGGCTTCAGACGCGCTATCCAACGCTGGATGCGCTGAACCATGCCTGGTGGACGGGCTTTTGGAGCCACACCTATAGCGATTGGTCGCAAATTGAATCCCCCGCGCCGCAGGGCGAGATGTCGAATCACGCGCTGAACCTGGACTGGCGACGTTTTGTGACTTCGCAGGTTAAAGCGTTCTATCAAACGGAAGTTGCGCCGCTGAAAGCCGAACGTCCAGAGCTTCCGGCAACCACCAACTTCATGTGGTACTTCAACGATTACGATTACTGGCAGCTTAAAGACGTGGTCGATTTTGTCAGTTGGGATAGCTACCCCATGTGGCATAAGCAGGAAGACGAGCGTGCGGTGGCCTGTAAAACCGCGATGTACCATGATCTGATGCGTACCCTTAAGGGCAAGCCGTTCGTGTTGATGGAGTCGACGCCGAGCCAGACCAGTTGGCAGCCGACCAGCAAACTGAAAAAACCGGGGATGCACATTCTCTCCTCGTTGCAGGCCGTCGCCCACGGTGCCGATGCGGTGCAATATTTCCAGTGGCGAAAAAGCCGGGGTGGCGTTGAGAAGTTTCACGGCGCGGTGGTTGATCATGTCGGCCATCTCAATACGCGAACCGGGCGAGAAGTGAGCCGGATGGGGGAAATGCTCGCGGCGTTAAGTCCGGTCGTAGGCACGAAAACGCAGGCGAAAGTGGCGATTATCTTCGACTGGGAGAGCCGCTGGGCGGTAAACGATGCGGCGGGACCGCGCAACTGCGGTATGCACTATGAACAAACGGTGGTCGATCACTACCGTCCCTTCTGGGAACAGGGAATTGCGGTCGATATTATCAATGCCGATAGCGACCTGACGGATTATGCGCTGGTTATTGCCCCCATGCTCTACATGGTGCGCGCCGGTTTTGCCGAGCGGGCTGAGGCCTTTGTACGAGCAGGCGGCTATTTTGTGGCAACCTATTGGTCGGGGATTGTGAATGAGACCGATCTTTGTCACCTCGGCGGATTCCCGGGGCCGTTACGACCGCTGCTCGGCGTATGGGCCGAAGAGATTGATAGCCTGACCGACGAGCAAAGTCAGGGTGTTGAAGCGCTGCCTGACAGCGGCTTGCGGGGCAGCTGGCGTGCCCGCGAATTGTACGAGGTGATCCACCCGGAAGGCGCGGAAGTGCTGGCCTGCTATAGCGATGACTTTTATGCCGGCTACCCGGCGCTGACGCAGCATCGCGTGGGCAAAGGGAAAGCGTTTTATGTAGCATCGCGTAATGATGACGCTTTCCATCAGGAATTTACCCGCCTGCTGGTGGGCGCCTTAAAACTGCCGCGAGCGCTGGAGGCGGCGCTGCCGACGGGAGTAGTGACGACCCGTCGTTCAGACGGTGAGTGGGAGTGGGTGTTCGTACAGAACTATACCGACAGCGAGCAAACAATCTCGCTGGCAGACACTTTCCATAATGCGGTATCGGGTGAGAAGGTGAAAAACTCGCTCACGCTGGCGGCGTGGGGCTGTGAGGTGTTGACACGGGCGCTCTAA
- the gsiC gene encoding glutathione ABC transporter permease GsiC gives MLNYVIKRLFGLIPTLFIVAVLVFLFVHMLPGDPARLIAGPEADAQVIAMVRQQLGLDQPLYVQFWHYISHAVQGDFGTSMVSRRPVSEEIASRFLPTLWLTLASMAWAVLFGMGAGIAAAVWRNRWPDRLGMALAVTGISFPAFALGMLLMQVFSVELGWLPTVGADSWQHYILPSITLGAAVASVMARFTRASFVDVLNEDYMRTARAKGVSEKVVVLKHGLRNAMIPVVTMMGLQFGFLLGGSIVVEKVFNWPGLGRLLVDSVEMRDYPVIQAEVLLFSLEFILINLVVDVLYAAINPAIRYK, from the coding sequence ATGCTCAACTATGTTATCAAGCGCCTGTTCGGCCTTATCCCCACGCTGTTTATCGTGGCCGTGCTGGTGTTTTTATTTGTTCATATGCTGCCCGGCGACCCGGCGCGGTTAATTGCAGGGCCAGAAGCGGATGCGCAGGTTATTGCGATGGTGCGTCAGCAGCTGGGCCTGGATCAACCGCTGTACGTGCAGTTCTGGCATTACATTAGCCACGCGGTGCAGGGCGACTTTGGTACGTCGATGGTGTCGCGCCGTCCGGTATCGGAAGAAATTGCCAGCCGTTTTCTGCCGACCTTATGGTTAACCCTTGCCAGTATGGCCTGGGCAGTGTTGTTCGGTATGGGGGCGGGGATTGCTGCTGCCGTCTGGCGAAATCGCTGGCCGGATCGTCTGGGGATGGCGCTGGCGGTGACCGGTATTTCCTTCCCGGCATTTGCGCTCGGGATGCTGTTGATGCAGGTCTTCTCCGTTGAGCTTGGCTGGTTGCCGACCGTGGGTGCCGATAGCTGGCAGCATTATATTCTGCCCTCGATAACGCTGGGGGCGGCGGTGGCGTCGGTGATGGCGCGCTTTACCCGTGCCTCGTTTGTCGATGTGCTGAACGAAGACTACATGCGTACCGCTCGCGCCAAAGGAGTGAGCGAGAAAGTGGTGGTGCTCAAGCATGGGCTGCGTAACGCCATGATCCCCGTCGTCACCATGATGGGGTTACAGTTCGGCTTCCTGCTTGGCGGTTCGATTGTGGTCGAGAAAGTCTTTAACTGGCCGGGGCTAGGACGTCTGCTGGTTGATTCAGTGGAGATGCGTGATTATCCAGTGATTCAGGCTGAAGTTCTGCTGTTTTCGCTGGAGTTTATTCTTATTAATTTAGTGGTGGATGTGCTCTATGCCGCCATTAATCCGGCTATCAGGTACAAATAA
- the gsiB gene encoding glutathione ABC transporter substrate-binding protein GsiB, which produces MTQRISGKWLVALGVASALAASPAFAAKDVVVAVGSNFTTLDPYDANDTLSQAVAKSFYQGLFGLDKEMKLKNVLAESYTVSDDGKVYTVKLRQGVKFQDGTDFNAEAVKINLDRASNPESHLKRYNLYKNIDKTEAVDANTVKITLKQPFSAFINILAHPATAMISPAALKKYGNEIGFHPVGTGPYQLQTWNQTDFVKVSKFANYWQKGLPKLDSITWRPVVDNNTRAAMLQTGEAQFAFPIPYEQAALLAKNSQLELVASPSIMQRYISMNVTQKPFDNPKVREAINYAINRQALVKVAFAGYATPATGVVPPSIAYSQQYQPWPYDPAKARELLKEAGYPNGFSTTLWSSHNHSTAQKVLQFTQQQLAQIGIKAQVTAMDAGQRAAEVEGKGQKESGVRMFYTGWSASTGEADWALSPLFASSNWPPTQFNTAFYGNPQVDKDLTAALQTTDSKEKARLYKEVQDTLWKESPWVPLVVEKLVSAHSKSLSGFYIMPDTGFSFDDADLK; this is translated from the coding sequence ATGACACAACGCATTTCAGGTAAATGGCTGGTTGCTTTGGGGGTTGCGTCAGCACTTGCCGCCTCTCCCGCGTTCGCCGCAAAAGATGTGGTGGTGGCGGTAGGATCTAACTTCACCACTCTTGACCCGTACGACGCCAACGACACGCTGTCGCAGGCGGTGGCGAAATCGTTCTATCAGGGGCTGTTTGGCCTAGATAAAGAGATGAAGCTGAAAAACGTGCTGGCGGAAAGCTACACCGTTTCTGACGACGGTAAAGTCTATACCGTTAAGCTGCGTCAGGGCGTGAAATTCCAGGATGGCACCGATTTCAACGCTGAGGCGGTGAAGATAAATCTCGATCGTGCCAGCAACCCGGAAAGCCACCTCAAGCGCTATAACCTGTACAAAAATATCGATAAGACCGAAGCGGTGGATGCGAATACGGTGAAAATCACCTTAAAGCAGCCGTTCTCGGCGTTTATCAATATTCTTGCCCATCCGGCCACGGCGATGATTTCGCCCGCGGCACTGAAAAAATACGGCAACGAGATTGGCTTCCATCCGGTGGGCACCGGGCCGTACCAGCTGCAAACCTGGAATCAGACTGACTTTGTGAAGGTCAGCAAATTTGCCAATTACTGGCAAAAAGGGCTGCCGAAGCTCGATTCGATTACCTGGCGTCCGGTAGTCGACAACAACACTCGTGCGGCGATGTTACAAACCGGTGAAGCACAGTTTGCCTTCCCAATTCCTTACGAGCAGGCGGCTTTGCTTGCAAAAAACAGCCAGCTTGAGCTGGTTGCCAGCCCGTCCATCATGCAGCGCTACATCAGCATGAACGTGACGCAAAAACCGTTCGATAACCCGAAAGTGCGTGAAGCGATTAACTATGCGATTAACCGTCAGGCGCTGGTCAAAGTGGCCTTTGCGGGCTATGCCACTCCGGCCACCGGTGTAGTGCCGCCGTCTATCGCCTACTCGCAGCAGTATCAGCCGTGGCCATATGACCCGGCTAAAGCGCGCGAACTGTTAAAAGAAGCCGGTTACCCGAACGGTTTTAGCACCACCCTGTGGTCATCACACAACCACAGCACTGCGCAGAAAGTCCTGCAATTTACCCAGCAGCAACTGGCGCAAATTGGCATTAAGGCACAGGTCACGGCGATGGATGCCGGGCAGCGCGCGGCGGAAGTGGAAGGTAAGGGCCAAAAAGAGAGCGGAGTGCGGATGTTCTATACCGGTTGGTCGGCGTCGACTGGTGAAGCTGACTGGGCACTGTCGCCGCTGTTTGCCTCCTCAAACTGGCCGCCAACCCAATTTAACACCGCCTTCTACGGTAATCCGCAGGTCGATAAAGATCTGACCGCGGCGCTGCAAACCACTGATAGCAAGGAAAAAGCACGACTGTATAAAGAAGTGCAGGATACGCTCTGGAAAGAGTCACCGTGGGTGCCACTGGTGGTGGAAAAACTGGTTTCCGCGCACAGTAAGTCGTTGTCCGGGTTCTACATTATGCCGGATACCGGCTTTAGCTTTGATGATGCAGATTTGAAGTAA
- the gsiD gene encoding glutathione ABC transporter permease GsiD, protein MRLFNWRRQAVLNAMPVMKTGEKRTPWREFWRRFRQQPIAMASGIFVLLLIVVAVVAPWIAPFDAENYFDYDRLNEGPSLMHWFGVDSLGRDIFSRVLVGAQISLTAGVFAVLIGSVIGTVLGLLAGYYEGWWDRIIMRICDVLFAFPGILLAIAVVAIMGSGMTNVIIAVAIFSIPAFARLVRGNTLVLKQQTFIESARSIGASDSVIVFQHILPGTVSSIVVYFTMRIGVSIISAASLSFLGLGAQPPTPEWGAMLNEARADMVIAPHVALFPALAIFLTVLAFNLLGDGLRDALDPKLKG, encoded by the coding sequence GTGCGATTATTTAATTGGCGTCGACAGGCGGTACTCAATGCCATGCCGGTGATGAAAACAGGTGAAAAACGCACGCCGTGGCGCGAGTTCTGGCGGCGTTTTCGCCAGCAACCGATCGCCATGGCCTCGGGCATTTTCGTGTTGCTGTTGATCGTCGTGGCGGTGGTTGCGCCTTGGATAGCGCCGTTTGATGCGGAAAACTACTTTGACTATGACCGTCTGAACGAAGGCCCGTCTTTGATGCATTGGTTTGGTGTCGATTCATTGGGCCGGGATATTTTCAGTCGGGTGCTGGTTGGCGCGCAAATTTCGTTAACTGCCGGTGTATTTGCGGTGCTGATTGGCTCCGTTATCGGCACGGTGCTGGGGCTTTTGGCGGGTTACTACGAAGGCTGGTGGGATCGCATCATCATGCGTATTTGCGACGTGCTGTTTGCCTTCCCCGGCATTCTACTGGCGATTGCGGTGGTGGCGATTATGGGCAGCGGCATGACCAACGTGATTATCGCCGTGGCGATTTTCTCCATTCCCGCGTTCGCGCGTCTGGTACGCGGCAACACGCTGGTGCTCAAACAGCAGACCTTTATTGAATCTGCGCGCAGTATCGGTGCCAGCGACAGCGTCATTGTGTTCCAGCATATTCTGCCCGGCACGGTGTCATCCATTGTGGTCTATTTCACCATGCGTATTGGTGTGTCGATAATCTCCGCCGCCAGCCTGTCGTTCCTGGGACTTGGCGCACAACCGCCTACACCGGAGTGGGGGGCGATGCTTAATGAAGCGCGTGCGGATATGGTGATTGCGCCACACGTGGCACTCTTCCCGGCGCTGGCCATTTTTCTGACGGTGCTGGCGTTTAACCTGCTGGGAGATGGACTGCGCGATGCGCTGGATCCTAAGCTGAAAGGGTAG
- a CDS encoding biofilm formation regulator BssR, producing MMESKLKSKLMGQLINARNDLDAYLQLRKAKGYMSVGENDHLRTNLLDLCRELRAHTALLKRCCLPDELEMIRQAGEAMASAAVCLMSGRYDCPSYIAVNVDMLDRCLMVLTKSICNLDAESSMTHA from the coding sequence ATGATGGAAAGCAAACTGAAAAGCAAGCTGATGGGGCAACTCATCAACGCGCGAAATGACCTTGATGCTTATTTGCAGTTAAGAAAGGCAAAGGGGTATATGTCAGTCGGTGAAAACGATCATCTGCGTACTAACCTGCTCGATTTGTGTCGTGAATTACGGGCGCATACGGCACTGCTTAAGCGGTGTTGCTTGCCTGATGAACTGGAAATGATACGACAGGCGGGCGAGGCGATGGCTTCTGCTGCGGTCTGTTTGATGAGCGGGCGCTACGACTGCCCGTCTTATATTGCAGTAAATGTTGATATGCTCGATCGCTGCCTGATGGTGCTCACCAAAAGCATCTGCAATCTGGATGCTGAGTCGTCCATGACGCACGCCTGA
- a CDS encoding LacI family DNA-binding transcriptional regulator codes for MKTKAATLADVARHANVSYQTVSRVLNNSANVSAKTRKKIELAIAELKYVPNRVAQQLVGKESKTLGLVTTSLALHAPSQIAAAVKKYASEQGYQVLISMIDDGSDSSIQYAINELKSQRVERMIINAPLETPVAESLVDENPDVECLFLDVDPYSSVFNVTFNPAEGARASVKYLYDLGHRQFCLLSGPEDSVPARLRLNTWRDTLASYQLTPLTVHHGQWDAQSGYLATLQMLRETPQTTALLIANDQMALGALSALHQHKRKIPQDISLIGYDDTYESAFFEPALTTVAIDFDLQGKMAVQQLLQSAESPLASRASTILPSRLVIRNSAGPLHNPETDLQSIAEQLRTLADKLTPKI; via the coding sequence ATGAAAACCAAAGCAGCAACTCTCGCGGATGTGGCGCGCCACGCCAATGTGTCTTACCAGACGGTCTCCCGCGTTCTCAACAATTCAGCCAATGTTTCCGCAAAAACGCGCAAGAAGATTGAGCTGGCCATTGCCGAACTGAAGTACGTCCCTAACCGTGTTGCCCAGCAACTGGTGGGGAAAGAGAGCAAAACGCTGGGGCTGGTTACCACCTCGCTGGCGCTGCATGCCCCGTCACAAATCGCCGCGGCGGTGAAGAAATATGCCAGTGAGCAGGGCTATCAGGTGCTGATTTCGATGATTGATGACGGTAGCGACAGCAGCATTCAGTACGCCATCAACGAGCTTAAATCCCAGCGCGTTGAACGCATGATTATCAACGCCCCGCTCGAAACGCCGGTGGCGGAAAGCCTGGTCGATGAGAACCCGGACGTGGAGTGCCTGTTCCTCGACGTTGACCCCTACAGCTCGGTGTTCAACGTTACCTTTAACCCAGCCGAGGGTGCGCGGGCCAGCGTGAAGTACCTGTACGATTTAGGCCATCGCCAGTTTTGTCTGCTCTCCGGCCCGGAGGACTCGGTACCTGCCCGTCTGCGTTTGAACACCTGGCGCGACACTCTCGCCTCCTACCAGCTAACCCCGCTGACGGTGCACCACGGACAGTGGGATGCGCAAAGCGGCTACCTGGCAACGCTGCAAATGCTACGCGAAACCCCGCAGACCACCGCTTTGTTGATCGCCAATGACCAGATGGCGCTGGGCGCACTCAGCGCTCTGCACCAGCACAAGCGCAAGATCCCACAGGACATTTCGCTGATTGGCTATGACGATACCTATGAGAGTGCTTTCTTCGAACCGGCATTGACTACAGTAGCTATAGATTTTGATTTACAAGGGAAAATGGCCGTCCAGCAGCTATTACAATCCGCAGAATCACCGCTGGCGTCACGCGCATCGACCATCCTGCCTAGCCGTCTGGTCATCCGTAACTCGGCAGGGCCGCTGCATAACCCCGAAACCGATCTCCAAAGTATCGCCGAACAGCTGCGTACTCTGGCGGATAAATTGACGCCAAAAATCTAA